The following proteins are co-located in the Vidua macroura isolate BioBank_ID:100142 chromosome 1, ASM2450914v1, whole genome shotgun sequence genome:
- the FIGNL1 gene encoding fidgetin-like protein 1 — translation MEAPTPSAVHLSDWQESYFAVTSGTCTPGQKADGYRAKILRIQYAWANSEISQLCAANLFKKYAEKYSAIVDSGNAETGLNNYAENILTLAKCQQSDSDKWQSALTTDNVFELKCVRERMQAGKIFQSSQMAQTDACVRADKGVSASAAPALPKLDVFGSTRETELTAASAKCASQGPDLLGHPSSSKFLQSSVPSVTRTSDTLPAASASLSRQVLPGFQATPLFGSKEATNSSSLKMPGNCCDGQNSSLFGQSGVPAWSANSGKRKAFYGLADEGSTAIPSLAPCQASISTETNGFSGQRNRNEESSALGFKTAKEQLWVDQQKKSQNQRAPVSSYGGVKKSLGAGRSRGPFGKFVPPVPKQDGTENGGAQCKPHVGESTDPLLPVDERLKNIEPKMVELIMHEIMDHGPPVSWDDIAGVEFAKATIKEIVVWPMLRPDIFTGLRGPPKGILLFGPPGTGKTLIGKCIACQSGATFFSISASSLTSKWVGEGEKMVRALFAVARCQQPAVIFIDEIDSLLSQRGEGEHESSRRIKTEFLVQLDGATTSSEDRILVVGATNRPQEIDEAARRRLVKRLYIPLPEASARKQIVTRLMAKEHCSLNEEEIKLIVQKSDGFSGADMTQLCREASLGPIRSLQSMDIATITPEQVRPISFLDFESALRTVRPSVSPKDLELYETWNQTFGCGR, via the coding sequence ATGGAGGCCCCCACCCCCAGCGCAGTGCACCTGAGTGACTGGCAGGAAAGTTACTTTGCTGTCACCTCTGGCACCTGCACGCCCGGGCAGAAGGCAGATGGGTACCGTGCCAAGATCCTGCGCATTCAGTATGCATGGGCAAACTCCGAgatctcccagctctgtgctgccaacCTGTTTAAGAAGTACGCAGAGAAATACTCTGCGATTGTTGACTCTGGCAACGCAGAGACTGGCTTGAATAACTATGCGGAAAACATTTTGACTTTGGCAAAATGTCAGCAAAGTGACAGTGACAAGTGGCAATCTGCCTTGACAACAGATAATGTGTTTGAATTAAAGTGTGTGCGAGAGAGGATGCAGGCTGGCAAAATTTTCCAGAGCTCTCAGATGGCACAGACAGATGCTTGTGTACGAGCTGATAAAGGGGTCAGcgcctctgctgctccagctcttcctAAACTCGATGTCTTTGGCAGTACCAGGGAGACTGAGCTCACTGCTGCCTCAGCAAAATGTGCAAGTCAGGGACCAGATCTTCTTGGGCATCCCTCATCTTCCAAGTTCCTTCAAAGCAGTGTGCCTTCTGTGACCAGAACTTCAGACACACTTCCTGCCGCTTCAGCCTCCTTAAGCAGACAGGTTCTTCCAGGTTTCCAGGCAACTCCGCTCTTTGGAAGTAAAGAAGCCACTAACAGTAGTTCTCTGAAAATGCCAGGTAACTGTTGTGATGGACAAAATTCGTCTCTTTTCGGCCAGTCAGGTGTACCTGCCTGGTCTGCAaattctgggaaaagaaaagcattctATGGTCTGGCTGATGAAGGCAGCACAGCTATTCCTAGCCTTGCTCCATGTCAGGCTTCCATTTCTACAGAAACTAACGGCTTTTCAgggcagagaaacagaaatgaagaGAGCAGTGCTCTTGGGTTTAAAACTGCAAAGGAACAGCTGTGGGTGGATCAGCAAAAGAAATCTCAAAACCAGCGTGCACCGGTCTCGTCATATGGAGGAGTAAAAAAGTCCCTGGGTGCAGGCAGGTCTCGGGGTCCCTTCGGCAAGTTTGTGCCTCCAGTTCCAAAGCAAGATGGAACTGAAAATGGAGGAGCACAGTGTAAGCCTCATGTAGGGGAATCAACAGACCCATTGCTGCCTGTGGATGAACGGCTAAAAAACATAGAACCAAAAATGGTTGAGCTCATCATGCATGAGATCATGGACCACGGGCCTCCGGTCAGCTGGGATGACATTGCTGGAGTTGAATTTGCCAAAGCTACTATAAAAGAAATAGTTGTGTGGCCCATGCTGAGACCAGATATCTTCACCGGCTTGCGTGGTCCTCCGAAAGGAATTCTGCTCTTTGGCCCCCCTGGGACTGGCAAGACCCTCATAGGCAAGTGCATCGCATGCCAGTCTGGAGCAACGTTTTTTAGCATCAGTGCTTCCTCTCTGACTTCCAAGTGGGTGGGTGAGGGGGAGAAGATGGTCCGTGCGTTGTTCGCTGTGGCGCGGTGTCAGCAGCCAGCAGTGATTTTCATCGATGAGATCGATTCCCTGTTGTCCCAGCGCGGCGAGGGGGAGCACGAGTCGTCCAGGagaataaaaactgaatttctggTGCAGTTAGATGGGGCAACAACCTCCTCTGAAGATCGTATTCTGGTGGTTGGAGCAACAAATCGACCCCAGGAAATTGATGAAGCTGCCCGAAGGAGACTGGTGAAGAGACTGTACATCCCTCTCCCAGAAGCCTCCGCCAGGAAGCAGATTGTTACCCGGCTGATGGCAAAGGAGCACTGCTCTCTGAATGAAGAGGAAATCAAACTCATAGTCCAGAAATCCGATGGGTTTTCTGGGGCAGACATGACACAGCTCTGTCGGGAAGCTTCTCTGGGCCCTATCCGCAGTCTGCAGTCCATGGACATTGCAACCATCACGCCGGAGCAGGTACGGCCCATCTCGTTCCTGGACTTCGAGAGTGCCCTGAGGACGGTGCGGCCCAGCGTGTCCCCCAAGGACCTGGAGCTCTATGAAACCTGGAACCAGACGTTTGGCTGCGGCAGATGA